In Candidatus Omnitrophota bacterium, the following are encoded in one genomic region:
- a CDS encoding discoidin domain-containing protein yields MKKGIGYRVLGIGFKKIALIILTMCFVFTNVSCAAQNTKDEGQGTVDEKQVSAADPKPQVPAPELVYLKIGSASASGFDESPDWAPKPDAMAAADGNAETRWASAYKDNEWIVFDFGKPKLLSRVVIKWEQAFPTRYEVLSSDDGQNWKRAALMEGQKGGVSEIDFQPVTARHIKVVGLERANQEWGISIWELEPYGPKAGNPDEAALGDTFRAIAEKTESQKKVDMLRDKMAAGYKAPSPGAIGAKEFQRGVNYTSWDKDELDTTTSDYSLAYLSEIGVGHVALMTVWYQDTAESGVIAPDAKKSVSDGSVAHAINMCHALGMKVMLKPHVDLIDEEARTNIIPGDEWFRSYREFILHYAVIAEANGVELLCIGTELSNTTTTRWKDAWLALIKDIRAVYKGALTYAANWDEYETVSFWDAVDYIGMDAYFPLTDKNDPPKEELVAAWTRHADILEKWLKDNNLTKGVIFTEVGYDTIEGSNKQPWRILPTLATYAESQDEQANCLESLFAGLSNRSWFRGFYWWNYFPRSDIGSLGYTLRGKKGEAILKEWFGKLK; encoded by the coding sequence ATGAAAAAAGGTATAGGGTATAGGGTATTGGGTATAGGGTTCAAGAAAATAGCATTGATAATATTAACTATGTGCTTCGTCTTCACGAATGTGTCGTGCGCGGCGCAAAATACGAAGGACGAAGGGCAGGGAACGGTGGACGAGAAGCAGGTGAGCGCTGCCGATCCCAAGCCCCAGGTCCCCGCCCCCGAGCTCGTCTATCTTAAGATCGGGAGCGCGTCCGCCTCCGGGTTCGACGAAAGTCCTGATTGGGCGCCGAAACCGGACGCCATGGCCGCGGCCGACGGCAACGCCGAGACGAGGTGGGCATCCGCTTACAAAGATAACGAATGGATCGTTTTCGACTTCGGTAAGCCGAAGCTATTGTCGAGGGTCGTCATAAAGTGGGAACAGGCATTTCCGACGCGGTATGAGGTGCTCTCCTCCGATGACGGACAGAACTGGAAGAGGGCGGCGCTTATGGAAGGGCAGAAAGGCGGGGTGAGCGAGATAGATTTTCAGCCCGTCACCGCCCGGCACATCAAGGTCGTCGGCCTGGAGAGGGCGAACCAGGAGTGGGGCATCTCCATATGGGAGCTCGAGCCCTACGGGCCTAAGGCCGGTAACCCCGATGAGGCCGCACTCGGGGATACGTTCAGGGCGATAGCTGAGAAGACGGAGAGCCAGAAGAAGGTCGATATGCTGCGCGATAAGATGGCCGCCGGGTATAAGGCGCCTTCTCCGGGCGCTATCGGCGCAAAGGAATTCCAGCGCGGCGTCAATTATACCTCATGGGATAAGGACGAGCTCGACACGACGACCTCCGATTACAGCCTGGCATACCTTTCGGAGATCGGCGTCGGACATGTTGCGCTGATGACCGTCTGGTACCAGGATACGGCGGAATCGGGCGTCATAGCGCCGGATGCGAAGAAGAGCGTGAGCGACGGATCGGTAGCGCATGCCATAAATATGTGCCATGCGCTGGGCATGAAGGTCATGCTTAAGCCGCACGTAGACCTGATCGACGAAGAGGCGAGGACCAATATCATTCCCGGCGATGAATGGTTCAGGAGTTACAGGGAGTTCATCCTGCACTATGCCGTCATCGCGGAGGCGAACGGCGTAGAATTGTTATGTATAGGGACCGAGCTTTCGAATACAACTACGACCAGATGGAAAGATGCGTGGCTTGCCCTGATAAAGGATATACGCGCCGTATATAAAGGCGCCCTCACCTATGCCGCTAACTGGGATGAATATGAGACCGTATCCTTCTGGGATGCCGTAGATTATATAGGTATGGACGCCTATTTCCCGCTCACCGATAAGAATGATCCCCCCAAAGAAGAGCTCGTGGCGGCATGGACACGGCATGCCGATATTCTGGAGAAGTGGCTCAAGGACAATAACCTGACCAAAGGTGTCATATTCACCGAGGTCGGTTACGATACCATAGAAGGGTCGAATAAACAGCCGTGGCGTATACTGCCCACGCTGGCCACTTACGCGGAGAGCCAGGACGAACAGGCGAATTGCCTCGAGAGCCTTTTTGCGGGGCTGTCCAACAGGAGCTGGTTCAGAGGATTTTACTGGTGGAATTACTTCCCGAGGTCCGATATCGGCTCTCTCGGATATACCCTGCGCGGCAAGAAGGGCGAGGCGATCCTTAAGGAGTGGTTCGGTAAGCTTAAGTAA
- a CDS encoding phosphomannomutase, producing MEGLKFGTSGLRDTVENMTDMECYVNTRGFIEYLRKTGEFKKGDAIAIGGDRRPSTYKIKRAVAAAVCDTGGIVDDQGQVPSPALAYYAMYNGMASIMVTGSHIPADRNGIKFTKRSGEILKSDEPGILENVRRERTKVHSIAERASIFDKNGNFKAGPGSGFNELLKAESYTGKSGQFYIDRYRSVFGDDFFPEGTKIFLYQHSAVGREIVKEIFESLGAEIFAPDIEIDNEPLRSAEFVPVDTESVSGKTLGIFKKVLADNDLDIGITLDGDSDRPLLVYRECEGGRQTGDVKYITGDILGLLAILGLERLDVKVDAVCVPVSANDSIMRVCKERGIELTQTRIGSPFVIAAMNDSIGRHPGKWNVFSWESNGGFLTGTDIYIGGKVLRALPTRDAVLPLLSVINLVAKSGKKMPEFIKTLPGRFTHADRKKEFPAEISRAIIDYLTPEDPDDAEESEKIKKRIEEAFRDGDGFGKVEDVNYTDGVRILFDNGEISHLRPSGNAPEFRIYAIADSQDRAAEMVRIGIEKVIPRLVAASGGF from the coding sequence ATGGAAGGGTTAAAGTTCGGTACAAGCGGGTTGAGAGACACGGTCGAAAATATGACCGATATGGAATGCTATGTCAATACAAGGGGTTTTATCGAGTATCTCAGGAAGACGGGAGAATTTAAAAAGGGCGACGCGATAGCAATAGGCGGCGACAGGAGGCCCAGTACATATAAGATAAAAAGGGCTGTTGCGGCCGCCGTTTGCGACACAGGCGGTATAGTAGACGACCAGGGGCAGGTCCCCAGCCCCGCGTTGGCTTATTACGCGATGTACAATGGTATGGCCAGCATTATGGTCACAGGCAGTCATATACCGGCGGACAGGAACGGCATAAAGTTCACTAAGCGCTCGGGAGAGATATTGAAATCGGATGAACCGGGTATCCTGGAAAACGTAAGAAGAGAGAGGACGAAAGTCCACTCTATTGCCGAAAGAGCTTCAATTTTTGATAAAAACGGGAATTTTAAGGCAGGGCCCGGGTCCGGGTTCAATGAACTCTTGAAGGCCGAGTCCTATACGGGCAAGTCCGGCCAATTTTATATAGACAGGTATAGAAGCGTCTTCGGGGATGATTTTTTTCCCGAAGGGACAAAGATATTCCTGTACCAACATTCTGCCGTAGGCAGGGAGATCGTAAAAGAGATCTTCGAAAGCTTAGGCGCGGAGATATTTGCGCCTGATATCGAGATAGACAATGAGCCTTTGAGAAGCGCTGAGTTCGTCCCGGTAGATACCGAAAGCGTTTCCGGTAAGACCCTGGGCATATTTAAGAAGGTTCTCGCGGATAATGATCTTGATATCGGGATCACGCTGGACGGCGATTCGGACAGGCCGCTTTTGGTTTACAGGGAATGTGAGGGAGGCAGGCAGACCGGCGATGTAAAATATATAACCGGCGATATTTTAGGGCTGCTTGCCATATTGGGCCTGGAAAGATTGGATGTAAAGGTAGATGCCGTCTGTGTCCCCGTCAGCGCAAACGATTCTATCATGAGGGTCTGTAAGGAGAGAGGAATAGAATTGACCCAGACCAGGATAGGGTCCCCTTTCGTTATCGCCGCGATGAACGATTCGATCGGCCGTCACCCGGGTAAATGGAATGTATTTTCATGGGAATCGAACGGCGGTTTCTTGACGGGGACCGATATTTATATCGGGGGCAAGGTACTCAGGGCCTTGCCTACCAGAGATGCGGTACTCCCGCTCTTAAGCGTTATCAATCTGGTCGCGAAGAGCGGGAAGAAGATGCCGGAATTTATAAAAACACTGCCCGGAAGGTTCACGCATGCGGACAGGAAGAAAGAATTTCCTGCGGAGATTAGCAGGGCAATAATAGATTATTTGACCCCTGAAGACCCGGATGATGCAGAAGAGTCGGAAAAGATCAAAAAGAGGATAGAAGAAGCGTTCCGCGATGGGGATGGTTTTGGGAAGGTCGAGGATGTAAATTATACGGACGGGGTAAGGATACTTTTTGATAACGGTGAGATATCGCATCTCAGGCCATCCGGGAATGCGCCGGAGTTCAGGATATATGCTATCGCGGATTCGCAGGACCGGGCGGCCGAAATGGTACGGATAGGGATAGAGAAGGTGATACCGAGATTGGTTGCAGCTTCAGGCGGTTTTTGA
- a CDS encoding glycosyl hydrolase family 65 protein has translation MKYGYFDNKAREFVITRPDTPTPWINYLGCDEYCALISNTAGGYSFHRDPRDRRITRYRYNNVPVDRPGRYIYLRDEKSGDCWSATWQPVLKAHSPKPTAQSHSYECRHGMGYTVIKSKYGGISTEATYFVPVGENLEFWALEVKNDSNKARTIKLFTYLEFCLWHAEMDMTDFQYTLNIASAVNEGNLIFHQTGYAPGSGRYGIAYFGCNRNISGYDCDRETFIGKYRSESNPIAVERGRSFNSVASGGNPIASVSLNVTLKPGESKDIVFTLGVAQTKGEAKEAHKKYLDEKAVYRKLDELKSYWGEYLGHYQADTPDEEVNSMASTWNQYQCRTTFNWSRFASYYEAGIGRGMGFRDSNQDTLGVLHAIPERVKARIMELASNQFRNGSSYHKFFPLTKTGEKGGYSDDPLWLIMSTAAYIKETGDIRFLKEKVKFIDGEPAPMYEHLRKAIDFVLSEKGPRGFVLMRFADWNDCLNLGADNETAETTWVPQLLYMEIQEFLTMAKFLDMADDHEKYSELAARIKENFNNKAWDGKWYIRGIDKYGKAVGSAKCKEGGKIDLLPQAWAVMSGIGDDARKKMCMDMLKKHLDTEYGIMLMTPPYTEYDEKLGAVTTFAPGLKENGGIFCHSNPWAMIAETILGRGDIAFKYYKTILPPTKNRIADVHLTECYVYSQFITGKDNPNFGRARNSWLTGTAAWNFVAISQYILGVRPDYNGLVIDPCIPKGWKSFTVRRVFRGATYDITVRNPGNVNKGIRSLKADGIKIEGNVVPVFKDKKVHKVEAIMG, from the coding sequence ATGAAGTACGGCTATTTTGACAATAAGGCGAGGGAATTCGTGATAACGCGGCCGGACACTCCGACACCATGGATAAACTATCTGGGCTGCGACGAGTATTGCGCGCTCATCTCAAATACGGCCGGAGGATACAGTTTTCACCGCGACCCCAGGGATAGACGCATCACCCGTTACCGCTACAACAATGTCCCGGTGGACAGGCCCGGCCGATATATATATCTGCGCGATGAGAAATCCGGCGATTGCTGGTCCGCCACCTGGCAACCCGTCCTCAAAGCCCACAGCCCAAAGCCCACAGCCCAAAGCCATAGCTATGAATGCCGCCACGGCATGGGGTATACCGTTATAAAGTCGAAATACGGCGGGATATCAACGGAAGCAACGTATTTCGTTCCCGTCGGAGAAAATCTCGAATTCTGGGCGCTCGAGGTAAAGAACGATTCGAATAAGGCCCGCACCATAAAACTCTTCACCTACCTCGAATTCTGCCTGTGGCACGCAGAGATGGACATGACCGATTTCCAGTACACGCTCAATATCGCCAGCGCCGTGAATGAAGGCAACCTGATATTCCACCAGACGGGCTACGCCCCGGGATCGGGCAGATACGGCATCGCATATTTCGGCTGCAATAGGAATATTTCGGGATATGACTGTGACAGGGAGACGTTCATAGGGAAATACCGTTCTGAGTCCAACCCCATTGCCGTCGAAAGAGGGAGGTCCTTCAACTCCGTAGCTTCAGGCGGTAACCCGATAGCGAGCGTCTCGCTCAATGTCACCCTGAAACCGGGCGAATCCAAGGATATCGTCTTCACGCTCGGTGTCGCTCAGACGAAGGGAGAGGCGAAGGAGGCGCATAAAAAGTACCTGGATGAGAAGGCGGTCTATAGGAAGCTAGATGAACTTAAATCTTACTGGGGCGAGTACCTCGGCCATTACCAGGCGGATACTCCCGATGAAGAGGTCAATTCCATGGCAAGCACCTGGAACCAATACCAGTGCCGCACCACTTTCAACTGGTCGCGGTTCGCCTCCTATTATGAGGCGGGCATAGGCCGCGGGATGGGATTCAGGGATTCGAACCAGGATACGCTGGGCGTGCTGCATGCCATACCCGAAAGGGTCAAGGCGCGCATCATGGAGTTGGCGTCGAACCAGTTCAGGAACGGATCTTCGTACCACAAATTCTTCCCGCTGACAAAGACGGGCGAAAAGGGCGGGTATTCCGATGATCCGCTATGGCTCATCATGTCGACGGCGGCGTACATAAAAGAGACCGGCGATATCCGTTTCCTCAAAGAGAAGGTCAAATTCATCGACGGCGAACCGGCGCCCATGTATGAGCACCTCAGGAAGGCGATCGATTTCGTATTGAGCGAGAAAGGGCCCCGGGGATTCGTCCTGATGAGGTTTGCCGACTGGAACGACTGCCTGAACCTCGGCGCAGACAACGAGACGGCGGAGACGACCTGGGTGCCGCAGCTCCTCTATATGGAGATACAGGAGTTCCTCACCATGGCAAAATTCCTCGACATGGCGGACGACCACGAAAAATATTCGGAGCTTGCCGCCAGGATAAAGGAGAATTTCAATAATAAGGCATGGGACGGCAAGTGGTACATAAGGGGCATCGATAAGTACGGGAAGGCCGTCGGTTCTGCGAAGTGCAAAGAGGGCGGTAAGATAGACCTGCTGCCCCAGGCATGGGCTGTTATGAGCGGGATAGGCGACGATGCCAGGAAGAAGATGTGCATGGATATGCTGAAGAAGCATCTCGATACCGAATATGGTATCATGCTTATGACTCCCCCGTATACGGAGTATGATGAGAAGCTGGGCGCGGTGACTACATTCGCCCCGGGGCTCAAGGAGAACGGCGGCATATTCTGCCATTCCAATCCCTGGGCCATGATAGCAGAAACGATACTCGGCCGGGGTGACATAGCGTTCAAATATTATAAGACGATATTGCCTCCAACAAAGAACAGGATCGCCGATGTGCACCTGACGGAATGTTATGTATATTCGCAGTTCATCACAGGGAAAGATAACCCGAACTTCGGGCGCGCGCGCAATTCCTGGCTCACCGGGACTGCCGCGTGGAACTTCGTCGCCATCTCCCAATATATACTGGGGGTGAGGCCGGATTATAACGGTCTCGTCATAGACCCCTGCATCCCGAAAGGGTGGAAGTCGTTTACCGTGCGCAGGGTCTTCAGGGGCGCCACCTATGATATAACTGTGCGCAACCCCGGAAATGTGAATAAGGGCATCAGATCATTAAAGGCGGACGGCATAAAGATAGAGGGGAATGTCGTACCCGTATTTAAAGATAAGAAGGTTCATAAAGTGGAAGCGATAATGGGATAG
- a CDS encoding carbohydrate ABC transporter permease, with product MEILKSKRFQNVTIKGAIYAFLLLGAVSVAVPYIWMYVTSIKPVEEVQSYPPSFLVKEPTLSPYRDLFRLIPMLRYMWNSIYVAGVVTIANVFFCSLAGYAFAKHRFYGRDKVFFALLGSLMIPWQVNLISGFILMKKLGWLNSYNALIVPAMAGVFGIFLCRQFIMSIPDDLVDAAKIDGCGEFTIYRRVILPLIKPVLATLAIFTFLQQWNSFIWPLIVINSSEMRTLPLALSVLNGEFGTRFAMIMAGAVVATTPMLIVFLAFQKYFMNGITMTGLKGY from the coding sequence ATGGAAATATTGAAGAGTAAACGGTTCCAGAATGTCACGATAAAGGGCGCCATATACGCGTTCCTCCTGCTCGGCGCGGTCTCCGTAGCGGTACCGTATATCTGGATGTATGTCACAAGCATAAAGCCCGTCGAAGAGGTGCAGTCGTACCCGCCTTCTTTTCTGGTGAAGGAGCCGACCCTATCGCCTTACAGGGACCTGTTCCGGCTCATTCCGATGCTGCGCTATATGTGGAACAGCATATACGTAGCCGGCGTCGTGACGATAGCCAACGTCTTCTTCTGTTCGCTGGCGGGATACGCGTTCGCCAAGCACAGGTTCTACGGTCGCGACAAGGTCTTCTTTGCCCTGCTGGGCTCTCTCATGATACCGTGGCAGGTGAACCTTATATCCGGGTTCATACTCATGAAGAAACTCGGCTGGCTCAACTCGTATAACGCGCTCATCGTGCCGGCTATGGCGGGCGTCTTCGGAATATTCCTTTGCCGGCAGTTCATCATGTCGATACCGGACGACCTGGTGGATGCGGCGAAGATAGACGGTTGCGGCGAGTTCACGATATACAGGCGCGTTATATTGCCCCTCATAAAGCCGGTGCTCGCGACGCTCGCCATCTTCACGTTCCTGCAGCAGTGGAACAGCTTCATATGGCCCCTCATAGTGATAAATTCGAGCGAGATGCGTACGCTGCCGCTCGCCCTCTCCGTATTGAACGGCGAGTTCGGCACAAGATTCGCTATGATCATGGCAGGCGCAGTCGTTGCGACGACGCCGATGCTCATCGTATTCCTGGCTTTCCAGAAGTATTTCATGAACGGGATAACTATGACGGGGCTTAAGGGGTATTGA
- a CDS encoding ATP-binding protein: MMVFIKSIRFKITILYMGILAITLTSFSVILYHNVSRGLYEHMDTLLVSKAGGIAQSVDAYWEAAKFEEAENAQVAEATKKRRNVNFAKAAQRWAQKESDDPALIDIIVQVFDTDGAIIASSKTAKDMPEISQKGFLPILQGKSKFYTTDSGDRAGRMTFRIFTTPVFESEKVAYIVQVASPLTSIQVALTNLRVALFILFPITVLLTGIMGAFLAKMTLKPVDHMIHTIHQITANNLELQLKVPSTKDEIQNLAETFNRMLTRLKEAFTSQRQLFEDLSHELKTPLTIMKGELEVALKKVRTPGDYESILKSSLEELNVLIKLSENLLFLARADSKEVMPQKRELDLNPLLQGVINSIRRLAELKHIAVSFDAPAAIRLYGDEDQLKTLFFNILDNAVKYTAENGAIGVRVVKDRSAVNIEIRDNGMGISGDDIPHIFDRFYRIDKSRNSAGFGLGLSIAKSIAEAHDGAISVESHTPGGTKFTVLIPIKKG; this comes from the coding sequence ATGATGGTCTTCATCAAGTCGATACGGTTCAAGATAACCATCCTCTATATGGGGATACTCGCCATTACGCTCACCTCATTCAGCGTCATCCTCTATCACAACGTGAGCCGAGGCCTGTATGAACATATGGATACGCTCCTGGTCTCAAAGGCCGGCGGTATCGCTCAATCGGTAGACGCATACTGGGAGGCGGCAAAGTTCGAAGAGGCCGAAAACGCCCAGGTCGCGGAGGCGACAAAGAAACGGCGCAATGTCAACTTCGCCAAGGCCGCCCAGCGGTGGGCCCAGAAGGAATCGGACGACCCGGCGCTTATAGATATCATAGTGCAGGTCTTCGATACCGACGGCGCTATCATCGCCTCATCGAAGACCGCCAAGGATATGCCCGAGATATCGCAAAAGGGTTTCCTCCCGATCCTGCAGGGAAAGAGCAAATTCTACACAACGGATTCGGGGGACCGGGCCGGCAGGATGACCTTCAGGATATTTACCACTCCGGTCTTCGAGAGCGAGAAAGTTGCCTATATCGTACAGGTCGCCAGTCCGCTCACCTCCATCCAGGTGGCCCTTACCAATTTAAGAGTAGCGCTATTCATCCTATTCCCGATAACGGTCTTATTGACCGGGATCATGGGTGCCTTTTTGGCCAAGATGACGCTGAAGCCGGTCGACCATATGATACATACGATACACCAGATCACGGCGAATAACCTAGAATTGCAGCTGAAGGTGCCGTCCACCAAGGACGAGATACAGAACCTGGCAGAGACATTCAACAGGATGCTCACCCGGCTCAAAGAGGCATTTACATCCCAGAGGCAGCTCTTTGAAGACCTGTCACATGAACTGAAGACCCCTCTCACTATCATGAAAGGGGAGCTTGAGGTCGCCCTTAAGAAGGTCCGCACCCCGGGTGACTATGAATCTATCCTTAAGAGCTCGCTTGAGGAGCTTAACGTATTGATAAAACTTTCGGAAAACCTCCTTTTTCTGGCGCGGGCGGATTCAAAAGAGGTCATGCCGCAAAAGAGGGAGCTCGATCTTAACCCGCTGCTTCAAGGGGTCATAAACAGCATCAGGCGTCTGGCCGAATTGAAGCATATAGCCGTATCATTCGACGCGCCAGCAGCGATCCGGCTGTATGGGGACGAAGACCAGCTGAAGACCCTCTTCTTCAATATACTTGATAACGCCGTCAAATATACGGCCGAGAACGGCGCCATAGGGGTGCGCGTCGTTAAAGACCGTAGCGCGGTCAATATAGAGATCAGGGATAACGGTATGGGCATATCCGGAGATGATATCCCGCATATCTTCGACAGGTTCTACCGTATAGATAAATCCCGTAATAGCGCCGGGTTCGGCCTGGGCCTGAGCATTGCAAAGTCGATAGCCGAGGCGCATGACGGCGCAATATCGGTCGAAAGCCATACGCCAGGCGGCACGAAGTTCACCGTCCTTATCCCCATAAAAAAGGGCTGA
- a CDS encoding glycosyltransferase — protein MAELPFISIINPIRNVERTLETNLKYLLDIDYPKDRMEIVFGDGGSTDKTIDIIREWQKKYGLIKLVIVPNSKSPGEARNAALKMAKGDYILFTDGDCAPRKDWARKMLDPFFRDPSIGMVGGEIHTLRTDPDNDVEAYCEQTKFLTVAGRCLMTEEGYYPSIEKDLPHEVNGNIHSPFFATANAAVSKKAADAIGREFWHEITSEDVDFSLRILKAGFKLYYKPSAIVDHMHRVTLAAYCKQLYGYGFGHPLAVKKHAKNVIEIQFQYTPRYITIVMPFWMQAIIYIGDFHFMHLFGIAFLVNLVQTLVSGTMTVWFPIWGGLFISFLYKYFKPMLKLVPRSKFLTWARIRYVSNWALMRGGFKGAKTFGVIYLESSW, from the coding sequence ATGGCTGAATTACCATTTATTTCAATAATAAACCCTATACGGAATGTCGAAAGGACGCTTGAGACGAATTTGAAGTATCTTCTGGATATCGATTATCCGAAAGATAGGATGGAGATCGTCTTCGGGGACGGCGGCTCTACCGACAAGACGATAGATATCATAAGGGAATGGCAGAAGAAGTACGGGCTCATAAAATTGGTGATAGTGCCGAATTCGAAGTCGCCGGGCGAGGCGAGAAATGCCGCGCTGAAGATGGCAAAGGGTGATTATATATTGTTCACGGACGGCGACTGTGCTCCTAGAAAAGATTGGGCGCGGAAGATGCTCGACCCGTTCTTCAGGGACCCGTCCATAGGCATGGTCGGGGGGGAGATACATACGCTGAGGACCGATCCCGATAACGACGTCGAGGCGTACTGCGAACAGACGAAGTTCCTGACGGTGGCCGGCAGATGCCTTATGACAGAGGAAGGATACTATCCGTCGATAGAAAAAGACCTGCCGCACGAGGTTAACGGCAATATACACAGCCCCTTCTTCGCTACGGCAAACGCCGCGGTGAGCAAAAAGGCGGCGGACGCCATAGGGAGGGAGTTCTGGCACGAGATCACCAGCGAGGACGTGGACTTCTCGCTTCGCATACTGAAGGCCGGATTCAAGCTGTATTATAAGCCTTCGGCCATAGTAGACCACATGCACAGGGTCACGCTGGCGGCGTACTGCAAGCAGCTATACGGCTACGGCTTCGGCCATCCGCTCGCGGTAAAGAAACACGCCAAGAACGTCATCGAGATACAGTTCCAGTATACGCCCAGGTACATCACGATAGTCATGCCGTTCTGGATGCAGGCGATAATCTATATCGGTGATTTCCATTTCATGCATCTCTTCGGTATCGCGTTCCTGGTAAACCTGGTACAGACGCTCGTCAGCGGGACGATGACGGTGTGGTTCCCCATATGGGGAGGCCTGTTCATCTCTTTCCTGTATAAGTACTTCAAGCCCATGCTGAAACTCGTACCGAGGAGCAAGTTCCTCACATGGGCCAGGATACGTTACGTTTCGAACTGGGCGCTTATGCGCGGCGGATTTAAAGGCGCCAAGACGTTCGGCGTAATATATCTTGAGTCGAGCTGGTAA
- a CDS encoding glycoside hydrolase: MKKVMFASLICAATCLTFITSRPAWPADGPKEKTGYEFQKGMCYTTWSKERYSTGGSDASLRDLKKNGVTWVAILTTWYQEKCSTTGIFPTDKTPSDASLIHAINTAHKAGMKVMLKPHLDVIDPSEGTWRGEIVCINESDWQKWFESYRDFILHYAKIAQEHKVEMFCIGTELTTVSSVREDMWRDVLIKPVREAYKGPLTYAANWNVEYLIVKFWDALDYVGIDAYFPLVEDKEVPVFEEIKKAWEPWVKEIEEFQKKVKKPIIFPEAGYCSADGSVKTPWEEIAKGSVNMRLQAEAYKALMETFWPKEWFYGVYWWRWGTDIRMGGPHNRSFTPQNKTAQVLVRHWYDKPSPR; encoded by the coding sequence ATGAAAAAAGTAATGTTCGCTTCTCTTATATGCGCGGCAACCTGCCTGACCTTTATTACAAGCCGCCCTGCCTGGCCGGCGGATGGCCCTAAAGAGAAGACGGGATACGAATTTCAAAAAGGGATGTGCTACACCACGTGGAGCAAAGAGAGGTATTCTACCGGCGGGTCCGATGCTTCTTTAAGGGATCTGAAGAAGAACGGTGTCACATGGGTTGCCATACTTACCACCTGGTACCAGGAGAAGTGCTCCACTACAGGTATATTCCCCACGGATAAGACCCCGAGCGACGCAAGCCTGATACACGCTATAAATACGGCGCATAAGGCCGGGATGAAGGTCATGTTGAAACCTCACCTCGATGTGATCGACCCGTCTGAAGGGACGTGGCGGGGTGAGATAGTCTGCATAAACGAATCCGACTGGCAGAAATGGTTCGAAAGTTACAGAGATTTCATCCTTCACTACGCGAAGATAGCCCAGGAACATAAGGTCGAGATGTTCTGCATAGGGACGGAGCTTACCACCGTCAGCAGTGTACGCGAGGATATGTGGAGGGATGTTCTGATAAAGCCCGTCCGCGAAGCATATAAGGGCCCTCTTACCTATGCCGCCAATTGGAATGTCGAGTACCTGATCGTCAAATTCTGGGATGCCCTGGACTATGTCGGTATCGATGCCTATTTCCCTCTCGTTGAAGATAAAGAAGTGCCCGTCTTCGAAGAGATAAAGAAGGCCTGGGAGCCATGGGTCAAAGAGATCGAAGAATTCCAGAAGAAGGTAAAAAAGCCCATCATATTCCCCGAGGCCGGTTACTGCTCAGCCGACGGCTCCGTAAAGACGCCGTGGGAAGAGATAGCAAAGGGCAGCGTGAATATGAGGCTGCAGGCAGAGGCCTATAAGGCCCTGATGGAGACGTTCTGGCCAAAAGAGTGGTTTTACGGGGTCTACTGGTGGAGATGGGGCACCGACATCCGTATGGGCGGGCCGCATAACAGGAGTTTCACCCCTCAAAACAAGACCGCACAGGTCCTTGTGCGACATTGGTATGATAAACCTTCGCCGAGGTAA
- a CDS encoding response regulator transcription factor — MRILVVEDEKKIADFIKRGLKEEGYAVDAAYDGEEGYFLAKTNNYDLILLDLMLPRMDGLTLCKKLRGEGLHTLIIMLTAKDTVKDKVLGLDSGADDYLTKPFAFEELLARIRAVLRKKDGGLPTVLSVEDLVLDLVTHKVTRAGKEVVLTAKEYALLEYLMRNAGSVVTRTMISEHVWDADFDTFTNVIDVYINYIRNKIDSGQAKKLIHTVRGRGYVLKS, encoded by the coding sequence ATGAGAATCCTCGTCGTCGAAGACGAAAAGAAGATCGCCGACTTCATAAAGCGCGGCCTGAAGGAAGAGGGATACGCCGTCGACGCTGCCTATGACGGGGAAGAGGGGTACTTCCTTGCAAAGACGAATAACTACGACCTCATCCTCCTCGACCTCATGCTCCCCAGGATGGACGGCCTTACGCTCTGCAAAAAGCTTAGAGGGGAAGGCCTGCATACCCTCATCATCATGCTCACCGCGAAAGACACGGTCAAGGACAAGGTCCTGGGGCTCGATTCCGGCGCGGATGACTACCTTACCAAACCTTTCGCTTTCGAAGAGCTCCTCGCGAGGATACGGGCCGTGCTGAGGAAGAAGGACGGCGGTCTCCCGACGGTGCTTAGCGTAGAGGACCTGGTATTGGACCTGGTGACCCACAAAGTGACGCGCGCCGGTAAGGAGGTGGTCCTTACCGCCAAAGAGTATGCCCTGCTCGAATACCTGATGCGCAACGCCGGTTCCGTCGTGACGAGGACTATGATATCGGAGCACGTCTGGGATGCCGATTTCGACACCTTTACAAATGTCATAGATGTCTATATAAATTATATCCGGAACAAGATAGACAGCGGCCAGGCGAAGAAACTGATCCATACGGTTCGGGGGAGAGGGTACGTGTTGAAGAGTTAG